Proteins found in one Cervus canadensis isolate Bull #8, Minnesota chromosome 24, ASM1932006v1, whole genome shotgun sequence genomic segment:
- the LOC122426440 gene encoding chloride channel protein ClC-Ka isoform X5: MEELVGLREGSSGNPVTLQELWGPCPRVRRGIRGGLGWLKRKLFRVGEDWYFLTVLGVLMALISFTMSFTVRRVVRAHQWLYREIGDSHLLRYLSWTVYPVALVSFSSGFSQSITPFSGGSGIPELKTILSGVVLEDYLDIKNFGAKVVGLTCILASGSTIFLGKVGPFVHLSVMIGAYLGRVRTKATGESENKSKRNEMLVAAAAVGVATVFAAPFSGVLFSIEVVSSHFSVWDYWRGFFAATCGAFMFRLLAVFNSEQETITSLYKTSFRVDIPFDLPEIFFFVALGAVCGVASCAYLFCQRKFLGFVKTNPVLSKLMATSKPLYSALAALVLASITYPPGAGRFMASRLSMREYLDSLLDNNSWVLLTRNTSPPWPMEPDPQNLWFDWYHPQFTIFGTLAFFLVMKFWMLILATTMPIPAGYFMPIFIYGAAIGRLIGEALSVAFPEGIMARGVTNPIMPGGYALAGAAAFSGAVTHSISTALLAFEMTGQIVHALPVLMAVLAANAIAQSCQPSFYDGTIIVKKLPYLPWIRCRKLSSHRVCVEHFMNRAITTLAKDTPQEEVVKVVTSTDMAEYPLVASTESQTLVGTVQRAQLVQALQAEPPSWTPGQRCCLQDILAGGCPVEPVTLKLSPETSLHQAHNLFELLNLQSLFVTSQGRAVGFVSWVELEKAISNLTNPPAPK, translated from the exons ATGGAGGAGCTGGTGGGGCTTCGTGAGGGCTCCTCGGGGAACCCTGTGACTCTCCAGGAGCTCTGGGGCCCATGTCCCCGCGTCCGCCGAGGCATCCGAG GTGGCCTGGGCTGGCTGAAGCGGAAGCTGTTCCGCGTGGGTGAGGACTGGTACTTCCTGACAGTCCTCGGGGTACTCATGGCCTTGATCAGCTTCACCATGAGCTTCACCGTCAGGCGTGTGGTCCGAG CACACCAGTGGCTGTACCGGGAGATCGGGGACAGCCACCTCCTCCGATACCTCTCCTGGACTGTGTACCCCGTGGCCCTGGTCTCCTTCTCCTCAGGCTTCTCTCAGAGCATCACGCCCTTCTCGGGAG GTTCTGGAATTCCGGAGCTGAAGACCATCCTGTCAGGCGTGGTCTTGGAGGACTACCTGGACATCAAGAACTTCGGGGCTAAGGTGGTGGGCCTCACCTGTATCCTGGCCAGCGGCAGCACCATCTTCCTGGGCAAAGTG GGCCCCTTCGTGCACCTGTCCGTGATGATTGGCGCCTACCTGGGCCGCGTGCGCACCAAGGCCACTGGGGAGTCCGAG AACAAGAGCAAGCGAAACGAAATGCTGGTGGCCGCGGCGGCGGTGGGCGTGGCCACGGTGTTCGCAGCGCCCTTCAGCG GCGTCCTGTTCAGCATCGAGGTCGTGTCCTCTCACTTCTCGGTCTGGGATTACTGGAGGGGCTTCTTCGCGGCCACCTGCGGGGCCTTCATGTTCCGCCTGCTGGCGGTCTTCAACAGCGAGCAGG AGACCATCACCTCCCTCTACAAGACCAGTTTCCGGGTGGACATCCCCTTCGACCTGCCAGAGATCTTCTTTTTCGTGGCGCTGGG GGCCGTCTGTGGCGTGGCGAGCTGTGCTTACCTCTTCTGCCAGCGAAAGTTTCTCGGCTTTGTCAAGACAAATCCAGTCCTCTCCAAACTGATGGCCACCAG CAAGCCTCTGTATTCAGCGCTGGCGGCTTTGGTCCTCGCCTCCATCACCTACCCCCCTGGCGCGGGCCGCTTCATGGCTTCTCGG ctgtCCATGAGGGAGTATCTGGACTCCCTGCTCGACAATAACTCGTGGGTGCTGCTGACCCGGAACACGTCCCCACCCTGGCCCATGGAGCCTGACCCCCAGAACCTGTGGTTCGATTGGTACCACCCACAGTTCACCATCTTCGGGACCCTCGCTTTCTTCCTCGTTATGAAG TTCTGGATGCTGATTCTGGCCACCACAATGCCCATACCTGCCGGGTACTTCATGCCCATATTTATCTATG GAGCTGCCATTGGGCGCCTCATAGGAGAAGCCCTTTCTGTGGCCTTCCCAGAGGGCATCATGGCCAGAGGGGTCACCAACCCCATCATGCCTGGGGGGTACGCGCTGGCAG GGGCTGCAGCGTTCTCAGGGGCCGTGACCCACAGCATCTCCACTGCGCTGCTGGCCTTCGAGATGACCGGTCAGATCGTGCACGCACTGCCCGTGCTAATGGCAGTGCTGGCGGCCAACGCCATCGCCCAGAGCTGCCAGCCCTCCTTCTACGACGGCACCATCATTGTCAAGAAGCTGCCATACCTTCCGTGGATCCGGTGCCGAAAACTCAG CTCTCACCGGGTGTGTGTGGAGCACTTCATGAACCGAGCCATCACCACACTGGCCAAGGACACACCACAGGAGGAGGTGGTCAAGGTCGTGACCTCCACAGACATGGCTGAGTATCCCCTGGTGGCGAGCACAG AGTCCCAGACCCTGGTGGGCACTGTCCAAAGGGCACAGCTGGTGCAGGCCCTCCAAGCTGAGCCACCCTCCTGGACTCCAGGACAGCGG tGCTGCCTCCAGGACATCTTGGCTGGGGGGTGCCCCGTGGAGCCAGTAACCCTGAAGCTGTCTCCGGAGACCTCCCTGCACCAG GCACACAACCTCTTCGAGCTGTTGAATCTTCAGTCCCTCTTCGTGACGTCTCAGGGCAGAGCTGTGGGCTTCGTTTCTTGGGTGGAG TTGGAGAAAGCAATTTCCAACCTGACAAACCCTCCAGCCCCAAAGTGA